A genome region from Akkermansiaceae bacterium includes the following:
- a CDS encoding dTMP kinase, protein MFIVLEGIDGTGKSTQARKLAEHFIERGRTVALSREPTDGPWGTLLRNSAETGRLSPEEELGTFLKDRRQHVEELIAPALAAGNVVILDRYYFSTMAYQGARGFDPQQIREDNEAFAPVPDLLLILDLDVDTALKRIGSRGDTANEFEQRANLQRCREIFLSVKDEPFARVIDASAAPDDVTAAILAALP, encoded by the coding sequence ATGTTCATCGTCCTCGAAGGCATCGACGGCACCGGAAAATCCACCCAGGCGCGGAAACTCGCCGAGCATTTCATCGAGCGGGGTCGCACCGTCGCCCTATCCCGCGAACCCACCGACGGCCCGTGGGGCACGCTCCTGCGCAACTCCGCCGAGACCGGACGGCTGTCTCCGGAGGAGGAACTGGGGACATTCCTCAAGGATCGCCGCCAGCATGTCGAGGAACTCATCGCCCCCGCGCTTGCGGCGGGCAATGTGGTGATCCTGGATCGCTACTATTTCTCCACCATGGCCTACCAGGGCGCACGGGGTTTTGATCCGCAGCAGATCCGCGAGGACAACGAGGCTTTCGCACCCGTCCCCGATCTCCTTCTCATCCTCGACCTCGATGTTGACACCGCGCTGAAACGAATCGGCTCGCGCGGCGACACGGCAAACGAGTTCGAGCAACGTGCGAACCTTCAGCGCTGCCGGGAGATTTTCCTCTCGGTGAAGGACGAGCCCTTCGCCCGGGTCATCGATGCATCCGCTGCGCCCGACGATGTCACCGCAGCCATCCTCGCCGCCCTTCCCTGA